A segment of the Sulfurovum indicum genome:
TGGCTTATATTGGATCATTTTATAGAAAATTTGTCTATTTTGTATAAATTTATTTTATGGCAGCATCCAGAAATAGACGGTCTCCTCATCCCCTGCGGAGATAATTGCCTTTTCAGTAATAAAGAGGATCTTGTTGGGTGTTGCCTGATGTCCTACGAGTTTGTCTCCTTTCATACCTGTTGCAGGATTGAAAAGCTGCAGATGATGTTCTGTTCCGCTGGAGTAGAGTGCTTTTTCGCCGGATGGACTGAGAGCAACGGAGTAGACAAGAAAATCACTTTTGATGTGGTAGGCTCTCTCTTTGCCGATGTATACTCCTACACGCCGGTCCTGGCCGGCAGTAATGATGATATTGCCTCTATAAGCGACACGGTAGATATTGTCCACATGCTGTGAATCAAACTCCTGCACTACTTTGGAGGAGTTGATCTCAATAAGTTGTACTCTGCCGCTCTCATCGGAAATAGCCATCTTTTCTCTTTTCTTGTTCAGAGCCATTCCTCCCATGGTACTCTCTGAGATATGTCTTTCATAGAGACTGAAACTCTCTGCCGTGTCATAACGCATGATATCTGATCCGAAAGTACCCAGAACGATCTTTCCCTCTTTGTCAAAAAAAGCGCATTTGGGCATTTTATGCTTCTTTGCATCAATCACTTTGGTAAGTGTACCGTTCTGTTCCACCCAGACATGTCTGTATGCATTGGCTGCACTCGTGACCATGAGTGTCTTGCCTCCAAAGCGGTCAATGGAGTGGATACGTGTCTGGGTAATGAGATCATCACTTCTTACTATAGGGTCAAAGTGTATCTGTTTTGTGATCTTTTGTGTGGTAAGATCGATAACATCGACCACACCGCTGTCAGTTGCAACATAAAGGTACCCCTTGTCTTCAACGATGTCACTGACAATTCCTGATGCTTTGAGAGTTGCTATGGGTGTGAGTTCCCGGGAATGAATGAGTAGCGTTGCAAGAAGAGTGATCAGAAGATATTTCAATTAATACCCCGTCATCAGTCTGGGAAGAGGTACTACCAGCGGATAGAAGTGTACCTTCATATCATCCCATTGTGTCAAGAGTGCATGATCTGCCTGATACAGTGTTAGCACATCTTGATAGTGGGCTGACGGTGCAGTATGGTCAAGCTGTTTCAAAATTCTGTTGAATTGGAGAGTGCTCATGCCGTAAAGCAGTTTGAGCTGCTGTGAGTTGTCCTGTTGGGCGATAAGGTTGAGTACTTGACCGTTAGGTAAAACAACATGATAGGCATGTATGTGAGATTTTATCAAGAGCGGTATCTTTTTACGCGTTTGAAAAATAACCTCTATGATTCGTGTCAGTGTCGGTTCGAATTCATAGGAGAGATCGGTTTTTGCATTTTCATAAACGACCAGATTTCCCTCTTGAAGCCGTAAAATATTTTGTTGAAGGAAAAGAGAGGAGAAATTGGTTCTTTTCTGTGTAACGAATGCAGCATCCAGTTCTACCGGTATCTTTTCTGCCTGCAGATAGAATCTCCCGTTTTGGTAACCCATATCAGAGTAGGTTCCGCATGCCGTTAAAAAAAACAGCATAGATATCGCTATGATAGAACGGATAGATTCGGACATTAAACGATTTCCGTTAATTTTAAAAAGATCTCATTGATCTCCTTTCCTGCTTTCTGTGCCAACTTTTCTGCTTCGCTCTTTGACTTGGCATAGAGGTGGGAGAAAGCTTTTTCCTGTTCTTCCCATGCATCTTCGGCATCGAGCTTTGCCAGATGTACTTTCAGTGCGGCAATATCCAGCTTTTGTTCACTTTTATGCACAATGTTTGTAAAGAATGTATCGATATCATCTTTAAGTGCATCCATTCTGTCTCTGGCTTCCATCACAAGAAGATGTGTTTTAAGCTCTGCTTCATCTTCAGCCTTTTCATAGGCATTTTCGAGTTTAGTACCGGTCTTTTGCAGATATTTTTTGAGATCCTTCCAATACTCTTTTGCCTCATCGCTGAGATCCTCACCTGCATCTTCGATCTTCTCTTCCATCTTTTCAAGTGTGACTTTTGATGTTTCTATGAACTCTTTAAACTCTTTTTTCATCTTAAAGCTCCTCAACGCTTTTTTACTATTATAGCACTTTTCTATCCCAAGTTTACGGGTTTTTTAGCAAGCGTTCCAGGGACTCTTTGCGCTTTTCTATGCCAAGCATAGGCCTTCGGGTGAGATCCGGGTAGGCCCCATCAATACCTTTTCCGTCTTCTCCATGGCATCCTGCACAGTTGCTTGTATAGAACATGGCAGCATTTTTAGGATAGGGAGTATCACATTTTTCGCCTGCCAAAGAGAGTACATAACAGGCGATCCCGGGTGCATCCTGTGGTGAAGCAAACCCCTTTTCCATGATCTCTTCAGGTTTGAAATGAAGTATGCTGGAGCCGTGATTTATCACATCAGTAATATACTCTCTTGTATACGCTGTGGTTGTGATACGCTGCAGTTCTTCCTTGATATGCGGAAGTTTGTACTTGAGTGTATCTTCTTTGTATATTCCTGAAGTCTGTTTGGGTTCTTTTTTATCAGGTCGATGAGAAAATGCATTGTAAAGTCCGTACAGAAGAACAGTAAGAACAGCCATATAGGGAATAATATGTTTCATTTCAAAGTGATCCTGGATCTATTGATAAATAATGGAGAGTGTATCGCAGTAAAAGTAAAAAAGAGATGTGAACTCCCGGAAGAAGGTTCGAGCGTTCACATTAAGAGGCAGGAAAGGGGATTATTAATCACCTTCCTCTGCAGCTTTAAGCATTGCGTACATACCGCTGCGTACCTCATTGGCAAGTTGAAGCATCTCTTTTGGAAGCGTATGCCCTCCATTGATCATCAATTCAAGAGACATGGTGTAAACATATACATCGCCGGTTTTCGGATCTTCAACAATACCGATACGGCATGGCATAAAACCGATAAAGTATGGAGAGTAGGCAACAAACTTCTCGCCGATCGTTTTGGAACAGTATGCCCGTATCTGAATGTGAGGTTTGCGGTTCATGATCTTGTTGTCCACAACTGCCAGTCCGTATTCTTCAGCTACTTCATCCATGAGTTCGATCGCATTTGCGATCGCCTCTTCTTTTGTCATTCCTTCGGGAATGTTCATTTTTGCACGTCTGATCATCCCTTTTGCAGGATCTCCGGTCTCGAGAACCACATCGAACATTTTCATGTATTCGGGAAGTGCCTGAGAGTCAAGTTTTGCAACCTGGCCGATACGTGTACCTAGATCGAATTTAACGAAAGCAAATGCCAGCCCGAAAACAACGATCGCTCCTATGAGGGTTAAAAGTCCTTTGAAGAGTTTCATAATTTATCCTTTGTTGTAGTCTATTTCAATTCTTCTTACAGCAGTAAAAACAATTGATTAAAAGAGAATAAGATTATAAGAAAATTTTTTTAAAGTGAAGATTATTTTTTATGAAAAGTAAGTTTTTTTTATAAAAATAATTTATAGTTATTTTTGTGATACGGTTGGCTAATGAAGAGCATAGAGTATTGCTTTTACGCCTCAAGCTCTTTTAACCAGACATTCATCTCTGCATCACTTGGCATTTTCCAGTCTGCCCTGGGACTTAAAGAGATCGTTCCGACTTTCGGTCCGTCCGGCATACAGCTTCGCTTGAACTGTTGGGTAAAGAAACGCTTTAAAAAGAGTTTCAACCATTTGGTGACAGTCACTTTATCGTATTTGTCTCCAAATGCCAAAAGGGCAAGGTATTGTATCTTCCGGGGTTTGGCTCCATACTTGATGAAGTGGTATAAAAAGAAGTCATGCAGTTCATACGGACCGACGATCTCCTCTGTCTCCTGTGTTATCTTGTCGTGATTGTGCGGAAGCAGTTCCGGGCTGATGGGAGTAGCCAGTATATCATCGATAACAGATGCGATCTTCTCATTGCTTTTAAAGTACTCGATCACGTACTTGATAAGTGTTTTTGGGATGCCGGAATTAAGTGCATACATACTCATATGATCGCCGTTATAGGTACTCCATCCAAGTGCTATTTCGCTTAGATCACCCGTACCGATGACAAGTCCCCCCTCTTTGTTTGCCATATTCATCAATATAGATGTTCTTGCCCGTGCCTGTACATTTTCGTAAGTCACGCTGTGTTCATCTTTGTCATGTCCGATCGCCTCAAACTCTTTCAGTGAGATATCAGTGATGTCCACCTCTTTGAGTGTCGTTCCCAGAGCCTTGCAAAGTGTTACGGCATTTTTCTTCGTTCTGCTGGTTGTACCAAAGCCGGGCATGGTGACGGCGATGATATTCCTGCTATCCCATCCCATGATCTCAAAAGCCCTCCATGTAGAGAGCAGGGCAAGAGTAGAGTCAAGACCGCCGCTGATACCGATCACTGCTTTTTGTATATTCGTATGCTGCATTCGTTTGATAAGCCCGTATGCCTGGATATGAACGATCTCATCACAACGCTGCTGTTTGTCAGTGTAGACGGAAGGGACGAAAGGTGCGGGAGTGATCTCTCTTTGTATCTCTGATATTTTCGGAAGATTTTCTATTTTGACGGTGCGTGTCTTTTTGCGCCTGCCGTCACTGTAGCTTGATTCATTTATCCGCAGCCATCTCAGTTTTTCCAGGTCAACATCAGCAGTAATAAGGTGGCTGTCCATTCTGAAACGCTGGTTTTGTACAAGGGTGGTTCCATACTCCGAGATGATGGCATGACCGCCGTAGACTGTATCGGTAGTAGATTCTCCTACGCCTGATGAAGTATATACATAGGCAGCCATACATCGGGCACTTTGCGTACGTACCAGCTCTTCACGGTATTCATGCTTGCCTATCAGTTCATTGCTCGCACTTAGGTTGAGGAGCAGGTTTGCTCCATTACTCGCCATGTGGTTGCTTGGAGGGGTAACTGCCCAGAGATCTTCACATATCTCCACACCAAAGGTCATGTCGGCACCATCGCTAAAGAGCAGGTCTACACCAAAGGGTACCTCTTTACCCAAAAGCTCTGTTGTTGTACGAACAATATCTCTTCCTGTAACAAACTGCCGTTTTTCATAGAACTCTTTTTTGTTTGGAAGATAGGACTTTGGGACTACACCCAGTATTTTTCCTCGCTGAAGTATAACAGCACAGTTATAAAGCCTGTCAGCTTCAAGAAGCGCAATACCAAGAACGATGATCGTATTGATCTTTTCAGTATGGTTCAATATATTTTCAAGTGCATCATTTTGTGCAGTCAAAAGTGTCTGGTTGAGGAAAAGGTCACTGGCAGTGTATCCGGTAAGTGTAAGTTCCGGAAATACAACGACACTGACCTCTTTTGTTTCGGACTCTTTGACAAGGGCAAGGATCTCTTCTGCATTTTTTGCGGGGTTTGCTACGGTGGTGGTATTGACTGCTGCGGCAACGCGGTAGTATCCGTACATTAAGTTTCCTTTGTGTGAGGGTAGCCCAAAGAGGGGTACCCCTACGGTCATTATGTATAATATTGTAGGGGCAATCCCTTGTGGTTGCCCCTTGGGGTGGATTATGCCTTTTGGGCGTGGATCTCTATGCTCTCAATATCATCATTCTGTTCTATCTTGTCAAGTACCATGAAGCTTTCGGTATCATCTTCTTCAATACCGCCAAATACAGTGTGAACACCATCAAGGTGAGGACACGGTACGAAACAGATGAAGAACTGGCTTCCTCCGGTATTTGGTCCTGCATGCGCCATAGAGAGTGAACCGCGTCTGTGAGGATGGCTGCTTGTGTCTGTTTCACAGTCTATCTGCCAGCCCGGTCCGCCTGTTCCAGCCATTGCAGGATTGCCCGTAGGTCCTGAGTGAGGGCATCCTCCCTGTGCCATAAAACCGGGGATCACTCTGTGGAATTTGAGGTTGTTGTAGAATCCCTCATTGGCAAGGTGTGCAAAGTTTGCTACAGTGTTCGGCGCATCTTCATGATAAAGCTTTACCCAGATGTCCCCTTTGTTCGTTTTGATCTTTGCGTAATTGTATGTCTCCATAATATCTTGTGAAATATCATATCTTTTTGTTTTGCTTCCAAACATGGTTGTTTAGTCCTTCTATATTAAAATTAGGCTATTATTATACCAATATTTATTTAGGGGTTACTACTATGGAACTGTGTGTCGCACTCGATCTGCCTTCAGCAGAAGAGAATCTGGCTCTGGCAGAGTCGCTGAAGGACTATAATATCTGGATGAAAGTAGGGTTTCGTGCATATATACGTGACGGAAAGCCATTTATAGAAGCACTTAAGTCGATCGGTCCGGACTTCAGAATATTTCTTGATCTCAAACTCTATGACATTCCAAACACGATGGCAGATGCGGCAGAAGAGATAGCCAAACTGGGGGTCGATATGTTCAATATTCATGCCTCTGCAGGTGCTGTGGCAATGAGAACGGTCATGGAGAGGCTCTCTGCCTATGAGAAGCGTCCACTGGTATTGGCAGTGACTGCCTTGACCTCGTTTGACGAAGAGAATTTCCGTCTGGTTTATGAGAAAGGTATCGATGAGAAAGCAGAGCAGTTTGCGAAAATGAGTTATGCCAACGGTCTTGACGGAGTTGTCTGTTCGACATTTGAGAGCAGAGCGATCAAAAATGCAACATCAGATGATTTTCTGACTCTCTGTCCGGGTATAAGACCTTTCGGTGAGGAGGCAGGTGATCAGCAGAGGGTGGCGACACTGGATCTGGCTGCAAAAGAGAGGGTCGATTTTCCTGTAGTGGGAAGACCTGTCTATAAAGATGAGGATCCCCGGGCAAAAGTAGAAAAAATATTGAATGTAATGGCTACTCTGTAGCCTCTGCTTTCTTGGCACTTTGTGGGTCTGCAAGCCTGGTAGCATTGTGCATACCTTTTAACATAAAATAGACACCGGCAGCAAATAGTGCCAAGACGATAAGTGGTGTGATTTTTTGGAACATTTGTCTTCCTGAGATATTTTTTAAAATCATACAATAAAATAACCGTTTTTAAGCTTTTGTTTAAGGCAAGTAGTTTATAATCCCATCCACAAAACTTCATTGGACAGTTGGGTGAGTTGGCTGAAACCACATCCCTGCTAAGGATGCGTACTCGTAAGGGTACCGAGGGTTCGAATCCCTCACTGTCCGCCATCTATTCAAAACCCCCTTAAATACGAGCT
Coding sequences within it:
- a CDS encoding c-type cytochrome, which produces MKHIIPYMAVLTVLLYGLYNAFSHRPDKKEPKQTSGIYKEDTLKYKLPHIKEELQRITTTAYTREYITDVINHGSSILHFKPEEIMEKGFASPQDAPGIACYVLSLAGEKCDTPYPKNAAMFYTSNCAGCHGEDGKGIDGAYPDLTRRPMLGIEKRKESLERLLKNP
- a CDS encoding DUF302 domain-containing protein, with the protein product MKLFKGLLTLIGAIVVFGLAFAFVKFDLGTRIGQVAKLDSQALPEYMKMFDVVLETGDPAKGMIRRAKMNIPEGMTKEEAIANAIELMDEVAEEYGLAVVDNKIMNRKPHIQIRAYCSKTIGEKFVAYSPYFIGFMPCRIGIVEDPKTGDVYVYTMSLELMINGGHTLPKEMLQLANEVRSGMYAMLKAAEEGD
- a CDS encoding WD40 repeat domain-containing protein, producing the protein MKYLLITLLATLLIHSRELTPIATLKASGIVSDIVEDKGYLYVATDSGVVDVIDLTTQKITKQIHFDPIVRSDDLITQTRIHSIDRFGGKTLMVTSAANAYRHVWVEQNGTLTKVIDAKKHKMPKCAFFDKEGKIVLGTFGSDIMRYDTAESFSLYERHISESTMGGMALNKKREKMAISDESGRVQLIEINSSKVVQEFDSQHVDNIYRVAYRGNIIITAGQDRRVGVYIGKERAYHIKSDFLVYSVALSPSGEKALYSSGTEHHLQLFNPATGMKGDKLVGHQATPNKILFITEKAIISAGDEETVYFWMLP
- a CDS encoding peptidylprolyl isomerase produces the protein MFGSKTKRYDISQDIMETYNYAKIKTNKGDIWVKLYHEDAPNTVANFAHLANEGFYNNLKFHRVIPGFMAQGGCPHSGPTGNPAMAGTGGPGWQIDCETDTSSHPHRRGSLSMAHAGPNTGGSQFFICFVPCPHLDGVHTVFGGIEEDDTESFMVLDKIEQNDDIESIEIHAQKA
- the pyrF gene encoding orotidine-5'-phosphate decarboxylase, with amino-acid sequence MELCVALDLPSAEENLALAESLKDYNIWMKVGFRAYIRDGKPFIEALKSIGPDFRIFLDLKLYDIPNTMADAAEEIAKLGVDMFNIHASAGAVAMRTVMERLSAYEKRPLVLAVTALTSFDEENFRLVYEKGIDEKAEQFAKMSYANGLDGVVCSTFESRAIKNATSDDFLTLCPGIRPFGEEAGDQQRVATLDLAAKERVDFPVVGRPVYKDEDPRAKVEKILNVMATL
- a CDS encoding NAD(+) synthase, translated to MYGYYRVAAAVNTTTVANPAKNAEEILALVKESETKEVSVVVFPELTLTGYTASDLFLNQTLLTAQNDALENILNHTEKINTIIVLGIALLEADRLYNCAVILQRGKILGVVPKSYLPNKKEFYEKRQFVTGRDIVRTTTELLGKEVPFGVDLLFSDGADMTFGVEICEDLWAVTPPSNHMASNGANLLLNLSASNELIGKHEYREELVRTQSARCMAAYVYTSSGVGESTTDTVYGGHAIISEYGTTLVQNQRFRMDSHLITADVDLEKLRWLRINESSYSDGRRKKTRTVKIENLPKISEIQREITPAPFVPSVYTDKQQRCDEIVHIQAYGLIKRMQHTNIQKAVIGISGGLDSTLALLSTWRAFEIMGWDSRNIIAVTMPGFGTTSRTKKNAVTLCKALGTTLKEVDITDISLKEFEAIGHDKDEHSVTYENVQARARTSILMNMANKEGGLVIGTGDLSEIALGWSTYNGDHMSMYALNSGIPKTLIKYVIEYFKSNEKIASVIDDILATPISPELLPHNHDKITQETEEIVGPYELHDFFLYHFIKYGAKPRKIQYLALLAFGDKYDKVTVTKWLKLFLKRFFTQQFKRSCMPDGPKVGTISLSPRADWKMPSDAEMNVWLKELEA